One Kribbella sp. NBC_00662 genomic region harbors:
- a CDS encoding iron-siderophore ABC transporter substrate-binding protein produces the protein MRPLVLLTVLLLALTGCGADDKPEAASSAGGGAFPVTIKNKYGDTVVKQAPKRVVTVGLVEQDALLALGVVPVATTEWFGEKPGALFPWAEAKLGDGAVPQVLSDKDGIQFEKIAALQPDLIIGLYSGITADDYKKLSAIAPTVAQPAGVPDYGVSWQVVARTVGQAVGKPSEADAMVNGIEKRFADVRAQHPEFKGKTALMATPYEGYFVYGSQDPRSRLLTDFGFSLPSGLDAAIGDKFGGNISAERVSMLDQQVLVWFPNKGGTAELKADPLYKNLQVRTEGRDVFIEENYDDQLYGATSFVSVLSLPIVLDELVPKLAAAVDGNPATNG, from the coding sequence ATGCGCCCGCTCGTGCTGCTGACTGTGTTGCTCCTGGCCCTGACCGGCTGTGGAGCCGATGACAAGCCGGAAGCCGCAAGCTCGGCCGGCGGCGGCGCGTTCCCGGTCACGATCAAGAACAAGTACGGCGACACGGTGGTCAAGCAGGCCCCGAAGCGAGTCGTCACGGTCGGGCTGGTGGAGCAGGACGCGCTGCTGGCGCTGGGCGTCGTACCGGTCGCGACGACCGAGTGGTTCGGCGAGAAGCCGGGCGCGCTGTTCCCGTGGGCGGAGGCCAAGCTCGGGGACGGCGCCGTACCGCAGGTGCTGAGCGACAAGGACGGGATCCAGTTCGAGAAGATCGCCGCGCTGCAGCCGGATCTGATCATCGGCCTGTACTCCGGGATCACGGCGGACGACTACAAGAAGCTGAGCGCGATCGCGCCGACCGTGGCGCAGCCGGCCGGGGTGCCGGACTACGGGGTGTCGTGGCAGGTCGTGGCGCGGACGGTCGGCCAGGCGGTGGGCAAGCCGTCGGAGGCCGATGCGATGGTCAACGGGATCGAGAAGCGGTTCGCGGACGTGCGGGCGCAGCATCCCGAGTTCAAGGGCAAGACCGCCTTGATGGCCACGCCGTACGAGGGGTACTTCGTCTATGGGTCGCAGGACCCGCGGTCGCGGCTGCTGACCGACTTCGGGTTCTCGCTGCCGAGCGGGCTGGACGCCGCGATCGGGGACAAGTTCGGCGGCAACATCAGCGCCGAGCGGGTCTCGATGCTCGACCAGCAGGTCCTGGTCTGGTTCCCGAACAAGGGCGGTACGGCGGAGCTGAAGGCGGACCCGCTCTACAAGAACCTCCAGGTCAGGACCGAGGGCCGGGACGTGTTCATCGAGGAGAACTACGACGACCAGCTGTACGGCGCGACCAGTTTCGTCTCCGTACTCAGCCTGCCGATCGTCCTGGACGAGCTGGTTCCGAAGCTCGCGGCCGCGGTCGACGGCAACCCGGCGACGAACGGGTAA
- the ngcE gene encoding N-acetylglucosamine/diacetylchitobiose ABC transporter substrate-binding protein, translated as MLKRRTLLQGALAGAVLSGCSSAPPARTVSPQNPFDVDANAPLDVVTSEEYGGFAAAAYRKKYASAVVTPKTTPQLSDALLPRFAAGNPPDVVLSTGDQELELGRLVKDGQLTDLQQLLDAPSWDNQAAKVKDQLLSELLDIGRYDGTQRTLNYVATVYGLWYSASLFQTNGWDVPHTWPDLLALGTDMKAAGLGPFIYAGAHPYYVLELVLTLAAKTGGADVLKRIDNLDDGAWKDESVTRAIAAVGELTKRGLIAAGSAQYDHIGSQKRFLASKAGMLPCGNWLENEMKGLIPERFGLTMFAVPPLDASPALASGLHVAATAPFLVPEKAKNKAGGLEYLRALLSQDVAAQVSSESNQLTIVRGAADGLETGTALRSARDLLTAAGDQVVTWYFDSWYPDFANAAAAATGQFLAGGLQQSEWTARIQSAADKVKQDNAVTKYHRD; from the coding sequence ATGCTGAAACGGCGGACGTTGCTCCAGGGAGCGCTGGCCGGCGCGGTCCTGAGCGGATGCTCATCGGCCCCGCCGGCCCGGACCGTCTCCCCGCAGAACCCGTTCGACGTCGACGCGAACGCTCCTCTCGACGTCGTGACCAGCGAGGAGTATGGCGGATTCGCCGCGGCGGCGTACCGGAAGAAGTATGCGAGCGCCGTCGTCACACCCAAGACAACGCCGCAGCTGTCGGACGCCCTGCTGCCGCGGTTCGCCGCCGGCAATCCGCCTGACGTCGTGCTCAGCACCGGCGACCAGGAACTCGAGCTCGGCCGGCTGGTGAAGGACGGTCAACTCACCGACCTGCAGCAGTTGCTGGACGCGCCGTCGTGGGACAACCAGGCCGCGAAGGTCAAGGACCAACTGCTCTCGGAGCTGCTCGACATCGGCCGGTACGACGGCACGCAGCGCACCCTCAACTACGTCGCAACCGTCTACGGGCTGTGGTATTCGGCCAGCCTCTTCCAGACCAACGGCTGGGACGTCCCGCACACCTGGCCGGATTTGCTTGCCCTCGGCACCGATATGAAGGCGGCCGGTCTCGGCCCGTTCATCTACGCCGGCGCCCACCCGTACTACGTCCTCGAGCTGGTGCTCACACTGGCCGCCAAGACCGGCGGTGCGGACGTGCTGAAGCGGATCGACAACCTCGACGACGGCGCCTGGAAGGACGAGAGCGTCACCCGGGCGATCGCCGCGGTGGGCGAGCTGACCAAGCGCGGCCTGATCGCCGCCGGGAGCGCGCAGTACGACCACATCGGCTCGCAGAAGCGCTTCCTGGCCTCGAAGGCCGGGATGCTGCCGTGCGGGAACTGGCTCGAGAACGAGATGAAGGGCCTGATCCCGGAGCGGTTCGGGCTGACGATGTTCGCCGTACCGCCGCTGGATGCCTCGCCGGCGCTCGCGAGCGGGCTGCATGTCGCCGCGACCGCGCCGTTCCTGGTGCCGGAGAAGGCGAAGAACAAGGCCGGCGGGCTCGAATACCTGCGCGCACTGCTCTCCCAGGACGTCGCGGCGCAGGTCAGCTCGGAGTCCAACCAGCTCACGATCGTCCGCGGCGCGGCCGACGGCCTGGAGACGGGTACGGCGCTCCGCTCGGCCCGCGACCTGCTGACGGCGGCCGGTGATCAGGTCGTCACCTGGTACTTCGACAGCTGGTACCCCGACTTCGCGAACGCGGCCGCCGCGGCCACCGGACAGTTCCTGGCCGGCGGGCTGCAGCAGTCCGAGTGGACCGCCCGGATCCAGTCAGCCGCGGACAAGGTCAAGCAGGACAACGCGGTGACGAAGTACCACCGGGACTGA
- a CDS encoding sugar isomerase domain-containing protein: MSAQSYVNTLTPILAAVTEQIDGPIQQGADLMTESLRADGVIQAFGSGHSEALAMEIAGRAGGLIATNRIALRDLVLLGGEPPELLRSAELERDPKYSRKLYELSAARPGDVFVIASNSGVNGSIVELASVAKEHGHPLIAITSMQHTSGMDSRHPSGKKLIDFADVVLDNHAPYGDSVLDLPDGGGKVCAVSSITAALIAQMLVAEVLRRMTEAGETPPVYLSANIPGGDEHNHALEAKYAGRIRRTA, encoded by the coding sequence GTGAGTGCGCAGTCTTACGTGAACACCCTGACTCCGATCCTGGCCGCCGTGACCGAGCAGATCGACGGCCCGATCCAGCAGGGCGCCGACCTGATGACCGAGTCGCTGCGGGCCGACGGGGTGATCCAGGCGTTCGGCTCGGGGCACTCCGAGGCGCTCGCGATGGAGATCGCCGGTCGCGCCGGCGGGCTGATCGCGACCAACCGGATCGCGTTGCGCGACCTCGTCCTGCTCGGCGGTGAGCCGCCGGAGCTGCTTCGCAGCGCGGAGCTCGAGCGCGACCCGAAGTACTCGCGCAAGCTCTACGAACTGTCGGCGGCGCGGCCGGGCGACGTGTTCGTGATCGCGTCGAACTCCGGGGTGAACGGCTCGATCGTCGAGCTCGCGAGCGTCGCGAAGGAGCACGGGCACCCGCTGATCGCGATCACTTCGATGCAGCACACCAGCGGCATGGACTCCCGGCACCCGTCCGGTAAGAAGCTGATCGACTTCGCCGACGTGGTGCTCGACAACCACGCGCCGTACGGCGACTCCGTGCTCGACCTGCCCGATGGCGGCGGCAAGGTCTGCGCGGTCTCGTCGATCACGGCCGCTCTGATCGCGCAGATGCTGGTCGCCGAGGTGCTCCGCCGGATGACCGAGGCCGGCGAGACCCCGCCGGTCTACCTGTCCGCGAACATCCCGGGCGGCGACGAGCACAACCATGCGCTCGAGGCGAAGTACGCCGGCCGCATCCGCCGCACCGCCTGA
- a CDS encoding alpha/beta fold hydrolase, which translates to MDEIDFRLADGRILHGYDSAPGDDARLAVVWHHGTPNLGVPPEPLSEAGEWLGIRWISFDRPGYGGSTAAPGRTMSSVAADLTTVLDTLGIGTFALMGYSGGGSFALASAAILGERVEAVATFAAIAPYDAKGLDWYDGMVSSGLASLHAAAAGRDAKVRHETSGVEYDPEFTASDIAMFDGPWGWLGSVAGSNATPNGPDGVIDDDCSYVMDWGCDPTTIAAPTLLIHGTADGIIPCSHGKWLENNLPNAELEIYEGLGHISVLSHAEPALEWIREQTG; encoded by the coding sequence ATGGACGAGATCGACTTCCGCCTCGCCGACGGGCGGATCCTGCACGGGTACGACAGCGCGCCGGGCGACGACGCACGACTCGCGGTCGTCTGGCACCACGGCACGCCGAACCTCGGGGTCCCACCGGAGCCGCTGTCCGAGGCGGGTGAGTGGCTCGGTATCCGGTGGATCTCGTTCGACCGGCCCGGGTACGGCGGGTCGACCGCCGCGCCGGGCCGGACGATGTCGTCGGTGGCGGCGGATCTGACCACGGTTCTGGACACGCTCGGGATCGGCACGTTCGCGCTGATGGGGTACTCCGGCGGCGGCTCGTTCGCGCTCGCCTCGGCGGCGATCCTGGGCGAGCGCGTCGAGGCGGTCGCCACGTTCGCCGCGATCGCGCCGTACGACGCCAAAGGTCTCGACTGGTACGACGGCATGGTCTCGTCCGGTCTCGCCTCGCTCCACGCGGCGGCCGCCGGGCGGGATGCGAAGGTGCGGCACGAGACATCCGGCGTCGAGTACGACCCGGAGTTCACCGCGAGCGACATCGCGATGTTCGACGGACCGTGGGGCTGGCTCGGCTCTGTCGCCGGCAGCAACGCCACACCGAACGGCCCCGACGGCGTGATCGACGACGACTGCTCCTATGTCATGGACTGGGGCTGCGACCCGACGACGATCGCCGCTCCGACCCTGCTCATCCACGGCACTGCCGACGGCATCATCCCGTGCTCACACGGCAAGTGGCTGGAGAACAACCTGCCGAATGCCGAGCTCGAGATCTACGAAGGCCTCGGCCATATCTCGGTCCTCAGCCACGCCGAGCCCGCCCTGGAATGGATCCGCGAGCAGACCGGCTGA
- a CDS encoding N-acetylglucosamine kinase — MSVERPLPDPSAPAVDRAVQIPAGPLVLGGDLGGTSTRIVIADSQGNVVGRGAAAGGNPTSHPVSAAANFGQALHAALAGLDASEVKSAVVGMAGGSALGRPDVAARFDAAWTGAGLTVAPDYIGDLEVAFASGTPQPSGIVLIAGTGSNVGLVRDHQLVRTVGGHGWLLGDEGSGFWLGREAVRSVLQALDLREPLGLLEQTVVETVLPDRDPHSTAQREGYDALRDDLVRTVNSRPPVMLAELAPAVIAAYAQDDETARALVKRAAELLTETVARLKTPSDSGPMVLAGSVAGESSPVGQLIRQHFAGEVLTARDGVGGATWLALGALDPALATHENHHRLVSS, encoded by the coding sequence ATGTCGGTCGAACGTCCCCTGCCGGACCCGTCCGCCCCAGCTGTCGACCGAGCAGTCCAGATCCCGGCCGGACCGCTGGTCCTAGGCGGCGATCTGGGCGGCACCTCCACCCGGATCGTGATCGCCGACTCCCAGGGCAACGTAGTCGGTCGCGGTGCCGCCGCGGGCGGAAACCCGACCAGCCATCCCGTCAGCGCTGCGGCCAACTTCGGTCAGGCTCTTCACGCCGCCCTCGCCGGTCTGGACGCATCCGAGGTCAAATCCGCCGTGGTCGGCATGGCCGGCGGCTCCGCGCTCGGGCGGCCGGATGTGGCAGCCCGGTTCGACGCCGCGTGGACCGGCGCCGGGCTCACCGTGGCCCCCGACTACATCGGCGATCTCGAGGTCGCCTTTGCGTCAGGTACGCCGCAGCCGAGCGGGATCGTGCTGATCGCAGGCACCGGCAGCAACGTCGGTCTGGTCCGCGACCACCAGCTCGTACGGACCGTCGGCGGACACGGCTGGCTGCTCGGCGACGAGGGATCCGGCTTCTGGCTCGGCCGCGAGGCTGTGCGCAGTGTCTTGCAAGCTCTGGATCTTCGTGAGCCCCTTGGGCTGCTCGAGCAGACCGTCGTGGAGACAGTCCTGCCCGATCGGGACCCGCATTCGACTGCACAGCGTGAAGGATACGACGCTTTGCGTGACGATCTGGTCAGAACAGTCAACAGCCGGCCACCGGTCATGCTCGCCGAGTTGGCGCCGGCCGTGATCGCGGCGTACGCACAGGACGACGAAACCGCTCGCGCACTGGTCAAACGCGCAGCCGAGTTGCTCACAGAGACAGTCGCCCGCCTGAAGACCCCGTCCGACAGCGGCCCGATGGTGCTCGCCGGCAGCGTCGCCGGCGAGTCGTCCCCCGTCGGCCAACTCATCCGGCAGCACTTCGCCGGCGAGGTCCTCACCGCGCGAGACGGGGTCGGCGGCGCCACCTGGCTGGCCCTCGGCGCCCTCGACCCCGCCCTGGCCACCCACGAAAACCACCACCGCCTGGTCAGCAGCTAG
- a CDS encoding YciI family protein → MKYLLLIHSNPITWGHPSFLNTEKGKKLPKKARDALTDQLNNLLTEIDESGELITAVPLDPPAKTRVVRVREGVRATTDGPYSEAKEQLAGVFLIDVKSPERAEEIAATIPEAEFVAVEVRPVSVFD, encoded by the coding sequence ATGAAGTACCTGCTCCTGATCCACAGCAACCCGATCACCTGGGGCCACCCGTCGTTCCTCAACACCGAGAAGGGCAAGAAGCTCCCGAAGAAGGCCCGCGACGCCCTGACCGACCAACTCAACAATCTCCTGACCGAGATCGACGAGTCCGGCGAACTCATCACCGCGGTACCGCTCGACCCACCGGCGAAAACCCGGGTGGTCCGGGTCCGCGAAGGCGTCCGCGCGACGACCGACGGCCCGTACTCCGAGGCAAAGGAGCAGCTGGCCGGCGTGTTCCTCATCGACGTCAAGAGCCCCGAACGAGCCGAGGAGATCGCGGCGACGATCCCGGAGGCCGAGTTCGTGGCGGTGGAGGTCCGCCCGGTCTCCGTCTTCGACTGA
- a CDS encoding MFS transporter, translated as MTVAASSPSSAWAPLRRPVFRALWLAQLGSNVGTWMQSVGAQWTVVHQPNAAALASIVQAASLLPVLFVSLPAGVLADVLDRRRLIAMATLAMAIVAGGLAILSADGLLTPTALIAITFVLGACQALTSPAWQAIQPELVPREELPEAAALNSLNVNIARAIGPALAGFLLGLSSPAVVFAVNAVSYLAILVALLRWHRTTAVAAAGEPMLPALRAGLRYVAYAPGVRRILLRAMLFVLPASALWGLLPVAAVHRLGLGSTGYGVLLAALGLGAVGGAVLLKPIRTTIGRNTLLGGATVAYAIGVLAVALLHNATVVALILILAGAGWLGALSTLNTTLQLALPGWVRARALAVYLMVFLGGQGVGALIWGLLAAALGAATTLLVAGVLLLIGAASLAIFPLHERTGHLDRTVVQPWPDPEIGILTEEEPEIDPRSGPVLVEVSYHVPSENAEQFRTVLARVGLSRQRTGARRWAAYRDVSTPDLYVEVFEVASWSEHLRQHNERITGQDADLYRQAADLALELPRARHLLSAG; from the coding sequence ATGACCGTTGCAGCATCGTCGCCGTCGTCTGCCTGGGCACCGCTGCGGCGGCCGGTGTTCCGTGCACTCTGGCTGGCGCAGCTCGGATCGAATGTCGGCACCTGGATGCAGTCCGTCGGCGCGCAGTGGACCGTCGTCCATCAGCCCAACGCGGCGGCGCTGGCGTCGATCGTGCAGGCCGCGAGCCTGCTGCCGGTGCTGTTCGTGTCGCTGCCCGCGGGCGTGCTCGCCGACGTACTCGATCGTCGCCGCCTGATCGCGATGGCGACGTTGGCGATGGCGATCGTGGCCGGCGGGCTGGCGATCCTGAGCGCTGACGGCTTGCTGACCCCGACCGCGCTGATCGCGATCACCTTCGTCCTCGGTGCCTGCCAGGCCCTGACCAGCCCGGCCTGGCAGGCGATCCAGCCGGAGTTGGTACCGCGCGAGGAGCTGCCGGAGGCCGCGGCGCTCAACAGCCTCAACGTGAACATCGCCCGGGCGATCGGGCCCGCGCTGGCCGGATTCCTCCTCGGCCTGAGCAGTCCGGCCGTCGTGTTCGCCGTCAACGCCGTGTCGTACCTCGCCATCCTGGTCGCACTTCTGCGCTGGCACCGGACGACCGCGGTCGCCGCGGCCGGCGAGCCGATGCTGCCCGCACTGCGAGCCGGTCTGCGGTACGTCGCGTACGCGCCCGGCGTACGACGGATCCTGCTGCGCGCGATGCTGTTCGTCCTCCCGGCGTCCGCGTTGTGGGGTCTACTGCCCGTGGCCGCGGTCCATCGCCTGGGTCTCGGCTCTACCGGGTACGGCGTACTGCTCGCCGCGCTCGGGCTGGGAGCTGTCGGGGGTGCTGTGCTGCTCAAACCGATCCGGACCACGATCGGCCGCAACACGCTGCTCGGCGGCGCGACCGTTGCCTACGCCATCGGCGTACTGGCCGTCGCTTTGTTGCACAACGCAACGGTCGTCGCGCTGATCCTGATCCTCGCCGGCGCCGGCTGGCTCGGTGCGTTGTCAACGCTCAACACCACGCTCCAGTTGGCGTTGCCGGGCTGGGTTCGTGCGCGGGCGTTGGCTGTTTATCTGATGGTGTTCCTCGGCGGTCAGGGTGTCGGCGCACTGATCTGGGGTCTGCTCGCCGCCGCGCTGGGCGCCGCGACCACGCTGCTCGTCGCGGGGGTCCTGCTGCTGATCGGTGCCGCCTCGTTGGCAATCTTCCCGTTGCACGAACGGACCGGCCACCTGGACCGCACGGTGGTCCAGCCGTGGCCCGACCCGGAGATCGGGATCCTGACCGAGGAGGAGCCGGAGATCGATCCGCGGTCAGGTCCGGTGCTGGTCGAGGTCTCGTACCACGTGCCGTCGGAGAACGCAGAGCAGTTCCGGACAGTGCTGGCCCGGGTCGGCCTCTCCCGGCAGCGAACCGGCGCGCGGCGATGGGCGGCGTACCGCGATGTGAGCACGCCGGACCTCTACGTCGAGGTGTTCGAGGTGGCGAGCTGGTCCGAGCACCTGCGTCAGCACAACGAGCGCATCACCGGGCAGGACGCGGATCTGTACCGGCAGGCTGCCGACCTGGCGCTCGAACTGCCCCGCGCTCGGCACCTGCTGTCGGCGGGCTGA